In Equus quagga isolate Etosha38 chromosome 14, UCLA_HA_Equagga_1.0, whole genome shotgun sequence, the genomic stretch CTCTTGAGGCATGTAGACTAAGGCTGATCACAAAGTCATCTGAACCTCTTTTGACTTCATAGTTCTCTATCTGTAcaactttaaagatatttattttatactttttgttaaatatatatatacacgtctTAAGCAGTTGTGTTATTTAAAACTCAACTTTCCATGGCATTACATCTCATTCCCCAAGGCACCTAATGGAGTGCCCTACATATATCATATAAAACacttataaaatgaacacatgtaGGAAGAATGAAGTTAAGGTTActcttttatatttgaaatttagtATTCCTTAACCTGAAATATCAAAGTAAACTTAGGACCAATATTTAGCTATGAGATATTATATTATACTGTACTCCCAATAATCACCAAGTGAAAGTACACCAACacttacataaaaagaaaaaaactgatcaCTTGAGAATTGACAGAGCTCTTAAAGATTAGTTATGTTTGTGTGAAGTGAACTGCTCAATATTCACTTGAGAATGTGTAATGATCCCGGGTGATTTTGAATTCACAATTGAATCTCTAGAATCTTCAGAGATTTATCCTCAAAGGCAAAAGATAATAAGATAGGCTGGCTGCTATATAATGACAATGACTGAATTTATTGCAGTAAGAGGAATGAATTCTTATTTCAAGAGGTAAGATTTAGGCTTTTGTGAGTTAATCTGATGTATTGATTTTCATTTACCATTTGAGAACACTTTATTCTCTGTGGTTTTGTCTGTACTCACAGCCATACTTGGGAAACAGGGCAGATGTAAACTAGCATCAGCTATCAAGTAACCTAGCTGAATAAGCCTAAATTTCTATAGTCTATTTAGTGTGTATAAATAAGCATAATTCAGGATACCAGGattcctcattttttcccccataaaacCAGAAACTCTTATGGTCTCTCAACACTATCTAAACTTGGCACTCAGACATAATGTTAATAAATTCAATAGCTTTAAGATGCTTCAGGGACTTCATGTTAGTAAATATCTTGTAGAAACACTTCCTTTGTTTAATGTTCTGAATGCTTTAGCTTAGAGGCCACCAAATACTTTGGATTAAGTTGAGAACATAAAGTCGAAAAACTTGGAGATGAGGTTCAATCTGGCCACTCACTGGTTGAACCTGGGTAAACTTAACTTTTTAGGCTGGAACTTTATTCACCTGGGTATTATGTTGAAACTAATGTTATTTTGTTCTGTAATACTCCAATTAGAAAACATTGTTACATGAAGAAATGATTTGATTTGTTTCAATAAACGTACTTTAATTATATCTTAGATATTAATCATATAATGTTTTGCATAGTAATTAGATTAATATTTCAAACTACTTGATAAAACATTTTACTTGTAATACATAATAAATTTATGATAGGCAATTTCATTAATAACcttaatttgaaattcttttctgtttcttctttctcctgtcaagaaaattgtatttctccttttaaaaaatggtctgTCTTTACTGATAGAAATTGCAAACTTTGTGGTTAACTAGGCACCTCTTTTAAACATTAGCTGTCAGAAAGTAGAAAAGGTAATTTGTTTTCCACCCATTTCCATGAAACTTGACTTCATCAtaagtaatatttaatttcatttataccATAGTTACTAAAGCAATGGACTGGATTCAAACTCCCTGGGACTGACATCTTGACTCCACTACTTGCTATGTAAActtaggaaaattatttaacgTTTTCAAAGTCAGTTTTTTCacctataaataaaataaaaacaaaatattatttcatataaattaaataaacctATATAAACAAAATTCTTAACACTGTGTCCTCCATTTAGTCAGCATTAAATAAGTATTAGCTATTTTCAGTCTCCATTACATTATCCTATAttcatacttttttcctttttgctatacttagcattcctttttattattttcatacatCCTATGTTTCTAATCTTTAGCTTTAAAGCCACTTTAAGTACATTCCTAAAGAATATAGTATAGAGAAAAAGACATACATTGTTTCAAACAGATTTTCTAGTGCTTCTTCTGaaatttttacaatataaaacattcattatacataaatacataaacttttttctctaaaatatatataaaatatgaaaaacataaatgttttaCTCTAAAGTCAAAAATGTTAGTCTAAACGGAATAATTTGTTTACAACAACCTCTATGTgttaacaaaaaatgaaacaaaattcatAATTTCTTTAATGCAGTGATTTCCTCACAGGTTCGTTTTGGTAGCAGCTACGTTGTGTCATGGatgccctgggggaggggaaccACACTTCAATGACAGGGTTCATTTTATTGGGCTTAATTGACGATCCGATCCTTCGAGTTATCCTCTTCGTGATCATCCTGTGTATCTACCTGGTGACCATATCTGGCAATCTCAACACAATCTTTCTTATCAGAATCTCTTCTCAGCTACATcatcctatgtatttttttctgagccaCTTGGCTTTTGTTGACATGGGCTATTCATCTTCTGTCACACCCAATATGCTTGTAAACTTCCTGGTGGAGAAAAATACCATCTCCTATTTTGGATGTGGCATCCAGCTTGGTtcagttgttttctttggatCCACTGAGTGCTTCCTTCTGGCTGCCATGGCATATGATCGCTTTGTGGCAATCTGCAGCCCACTCCTTTATTCCACCAAAATGTCCACACAAGTCTATGTCCAGTTACTCATGGTGGCTTATGTAGGTGGTTTTCTCAATGTTTGCTCTTTTACTGTTTGCTTCTATTGTTTACTCTTCTGTGGACCAAATCGAGTCaatcattttttctgtgattttgctCCTTTAGTTGAACTCTCCTGTTCTGATGTCAGTATTCCCGCAGCTGTCCCCTCATTTACAGCTGGCTCCATCATTGTGCTCACGGTGTTTGTCATAGCCGTCTCCTACATCTACATCCTCATCACCATCCTGAAGATGCGCTCCACTGAGGGGCGCCACagggccttctccacctgtgcctcacACCTCACAGCAGTCACTCTGTTCTATGGGACCATCACGTTCATTTATGTGATGCCCAAGTCCAGCTACTCAACTAATCAGAACAAAGTGGTGTCTGTGTTCTACATGGTGGTGATCCCCATGTTGAACCCCCTCATCTACAGTCTCAGAAACAATGAGATTAAGGGGGCTCTGAAGAGAGAGCTTGCTAGAAAAATATGCTCTTAGTGAAGCCTGTTATTTTGTAGCATTTGGTATAATAATATACtgtaaatattataataaatgcaCAGAATGGTTTGATCAAAATATAAAGGTCCATATGTCATTAGCCAGTGTGGAGGCTTTTAGTAAATGTATGGGGTGGATTTTCTGATATCAAATTGTAAATCAGAGCCCAATAATATGTcacctttaataaaataaaactaaatttataaCCATT encodes the following:
- the LOC124225176 gene encoding olfactory receptor 502, whose protein sequence is MDALGEGNHTSMTGFILLGLIDDPILRVILFVIILCIYLVTISGNLNTIFLIRISSQLHHPMYFFLSHLAFVDMGYSSSVTPNMLVNFLVEKNTISYFGCGIQLGSVVFFGSTECFLLAAMAYDRFVAICSPLLYSTKMSTQVYVQLLMVAYVGGFLNVCSFTVCFYCLLFCGPNRVNHFFCDFAPLVELSCSDVSIPAAVPSFTAGSIIVLTVFVIAVSYIYILITILKMRSTEGRHRAFSTCASHLTAVTLFYGTITFIYVMPKSSYSTNQNKVVSVFYMVVIPMLNPLIYSLRNNEIKGALKRELARKICS